Proteins encoded together in one Streptomyces umbrinus window:
- a CDS encoding DUF397 domain-containing protein, giving the protein MSTTELAWFKSSYSGSQGDSCVEVAVTEQAICVRDSKDVARPHFAVGLAGWTSFVRYAAHG; this is encoded by the coding sequence ATGAGCACGACGGAACTCGCCTGGTTCAAGTCCAGCTACAGCGGTAGCCAGGGCGACAGTTGCGTTGAGGTCGCCGTCACCGAACAGGCCATCTGCGTACGGGACTCCAAGGACGTGGCACGCCCTCACTTCGCGGTCGGGCTCGCCGGTTGGACGTCCTTCGTTCGGTACGCCGCGCACGGCTGA
- a CDS encoding Eco57I restriction-modification methylase domain-containing protein, whose product MSATTRHQVFTAVHTVGGLLPADMLLRISEGKVTKDLKGLAPADYRIPGSRSVRDEAERQWENLKSLWRELREKLPPEPESSVRPDSTGYARANWVEPLFDALGFGHLAPVGDGEIAADDGTKTFPISHRRDNTLVHVTAWNVKLDKHQGAGSPAPQSLLQEALNRTDAHLWALLTNGRQLRLLRDSNALATTSYVEFDLEAIFDGELFSEFVILYRLLHASRFESPQGGSQWTCWLEVWRDAAIRLGARFLEDISEGVRLAIKELGTGFLKHPANGVLRENFDRDEYHAALLRLVYRLLFVFVAEDRNALHPPEATAKARKRYADYFATARLREQSRRRRGTSHSDRWEALRLVLAALGDEAGRPELGLPGLGGLFDPIPADAPLHELSLSNEHLLAAVRHLAVVRDTEAQRWRTVDYRTLDAEELGAIYESLLDLVPQAGADRTFELVPRAGNERKKTGSYYTPSSLVEVLLDSTLDPVIQAAQERGEKKAAEAKQSDEDARKTIVAELLSLTVCDPACGSGHFLVAAARRIAKRVAAVNDQTPEPTPESVRSALHEVIARCVYGVDLNPMAVELAKVSLWMEALEPGKALGFLDAHVKLGNGLIGATPALLRGGIPDAAFKVVEGDDKSVANAWLKRNKEEHQGIVTLDAEMEESVSVTNTTFASELRDLVEKSPTAKLGQVRKLAERYHAWEKSRAYTDALKIADAWCGAFMWEKTEDAPPPVTQRVFLSLQSAEGVGALEETHREVERLSGEYRFFHWHLEFPDVFNVPGDLSAAGVDPVTGWAGGFDCVLGNPPWDRLEFEDKKYFSAVEPSIAEISGDTARRKRIEAWMSESPESGQRYIEARRKLKSTFMFTGTSGTFPLCAKGLSLGGVTKLQVDQLFTERFVSVTAPEGRCGTVVPTQIATGAGAQFLFQDLTGRGAVKHLYDFENGKREKLFPAVHPGYQFALISLTGRGLTEPAAQFAFSLGHTDELASGQAAFDLSPEEIKLINPNTGTLPVFRTRRDADLTANIQRRIPVLVNEVRADGNPWHITFKYLFRSANDADLLRDRATLENEGWELTGNIFVREGEQMLPLYEAKMVDFFNPRAADVVKSLTAVNRQNQPSYLTESELRDPNRLPLPRYWVAESGRVRAVHKGKEAHVPGLALRLAEVNWERDWLIGWCDVTAATNERTAIPTFLPRVAALHTLPLMFPDRPAHQAAALVAAQSSLVFDFLARQKVGGIHMALMTWKQLPVPHPDDLASHTPFLTPRVLELVYTTWGMQPLAKDLGDTSAPFTWNEDRRAQLRAELDAYFFHLYGVGREDTDYILESFQTANGGLKNNEISKYGEYRTKRLILAEYDRMAKARLSLETPLTDGTNYTSTLTPPPGQGPRHEARPVDG is encoded by the coding sequence ATGTCCGCCACCACCCGCCACCAGGTGTTCACTGCGGTCCACACGGTCGGGGGGCTGCTGCCGGCCGACATGCTGTTGCGGATCTCCGAGGGCAAGGTCACCAAGGACCTCAAGGGTCTCGCCCCTGCGGACTACCGCATCCCGGGCTCCCGTTCGGTACGCGATGAGGCGGAGCGGCAGTGGGAGAACCTGAAGTCGCTGTGGCGTGAGCTGCGCGAGAAGCTGCCCCCGGAGCCGGAGTCGTCGGTGCGCCCCGACAGCACCGGTTACGCCCGCGCCAACTGGGTGGAGCCGCTGTTCGACGCCCTCGGCTTCGGCCACCTCGCTCCTGTCGGCGACGGGGAGATCGCGGCCGACGACGGCACGAAGACGTTCCCGATCAGTCACCGGCGGGACAACACGCTGGTCCACGTGACGGCGTGGAACGTCAAGCTCGACAAGCACCAAGGCGCAGGCTCTCCGGCTCCGCAGTCGTTGTTGCAGGAAGCGCTGAACCGCACGGACGCTCACCTGTGGGCCCTGCTCACCAACGGCCGCCAGCTGCGCCTGCTGCGCGACTCCAACGCGCTGGCCACCACGTCGTACGTCGAGTTCGACCTGGAAGCCATCTTCGACGGCGAGTTGTTCAGCGAGTTCGTGATCCTCTACCGGCTGCTCCATGCGTCCCGTTTCGAGAGCCCGCAGGGCGGCTCCCAGTGGACGTGCTGGCTGGAGGTGTGGCGGGACGCCGCGATTCGTCTTGGCGCGCGGTTCCTCGAGGACATAAGCGAAGGCGTACGTCTGGCCATCAAGGAACTGGGCACCGGCTTCCTGAAGCACCCGGCCAACGGCGTCCTGCGCGAGAACTTCGACCGCGACGAGTACCACGCGGCCCTGCTGCGGCTGGTGTACCGGCTGCTGTTCGTCTTCGTCGCGGAGGACCGTAACGCGCTGCACCCGCCCGAGGCGACTGCGAAGGCACGCAAGCGGTATGCCGACTACTTCGCCACGGCTCGGCTGCGGGAGCAGTCCCGTCGCCGCCGGGGTACGTCGCACTCGGACCGGTGGGAGGCGCTGCGGCTGGTGCTCGCGGCGCTGGGCGACGAGGCGGGCCGCCCGGAGCTGGGGCTGCCGGGCCTCGGGGGTCTCTTCGACCCCATCCCGGCGGACGCCCCGCTGCACGAGCTGTCCCTCTCCAACGAGCACCTGCTGGCTGCCGTACGCCATCTCGCCGTCGTCCGTGACACGGAGGCCCAGCGCTGGCGGACGGTCGACTACCGCACACTGGACGCCGAGGAACTGGGCGCGATCTACGAATCGTTGTTGGACTTGGTCCCCCAGGCCGGCGCGGACCGCACCTTCGAGCTGGTGCCCCGAGCGGGCAACGAGCGCAAGAAGACCGGTTCGTACTACACGCCGAGTTCGCTGGTCGAGGTGTTGCTGGATTCCACGCTCGACCCGGTCATCCAGGCGGCGCAGGAGCGAGGCGAGAAGAAAGCGGCAGAAGCCAAGCAGTCGGACGAGGACGCACGGAAGACCATCGTCGCCGAGCTGCTCTCCCTGACCGTCTGCGACCCGGCCTGCGGCTCCGGCCACTTCCTCGTCGCCGCCGCGCGCCGCATCGCGAAGCGGGTGGCGGCGGTAAACGACCAGACGCCGGAGCCGACGCCGGAGAGCGTCCGGAGCGCGCTGCATGAGGTCATCGCGCGGTGCGTGTACGGCGTCGACCTCAACCCCATGGCTGTGGAGCTGGCCAAGGTCTCGCTGTGGATGGAGGCGCTGGAGCCGGGGAAGGCACTGGGCTTCCTCGACGCGCACGTGAAGCTCGGCAACGGGCTGATCGGCGCGACGCCGGCGCTGCTGCGGGGAGGGATTCCGGACGCGGCGTTCAAGGTCGTCGAGGGTGACGACAAGTCGGTCGCGAACGCTTGGCTCAAGCGCAACAAGGAGGAACACCAGGGGATCGTCACACTGGATGCCGAGATGGAGGAGTCGGTGAGCGTCACGAACACGACGTTCGCCTCCGAATTGCGCGATCTGGTGGAGAAGTCGCCGACTGCGAAACTCGGACAGGTTCGGAAGCTTGCCGAGCGGTATCACGCGTGGGAGAAGTCCCGCGCGTATACGGATGCCCTGAAGATCGCGGATGCCTGGTGCGGCGCGTTCATGTGGGAGAAGACCGAGGATGCGCCGCCGCCGGTGACTCAGCGGGTCTTTCTGTCGCTCCAGTCCGCCGAGGGAGTGGGGGCGCTGGAGGAGACGCATCGGGAGGTCGAGCGGCTGAGTGGGGAGTACCGGTTCTTCCACTGGCACTTGGAGTTCCCGGATGTCTTCAACGTGCCGGGGGATCTATCGGCGGCGGGGGTTGATCCGGTTACGGGGTGGGCGGGAGGCTTCGACTGTGTGTTGGGGAACCCGCCGTGGGACCGACTCGAATTCGAGGACAAGAAGTACTTCAGTGCAGTAGAGCCGTCCATCGCTGAGATCTCCGGGGACACAGCGCGCCGCAAACGCATCGAAGCATGGATGTCAGAGAGCCCAGAGAGTGGTCAGCGATACATCGAAGCTAGGCGCAAACTCAAGTCAACGTTCATGTTCACAGGAACCTCCGGCACATTCCCCTTGTGCGCGAAGGGGCTTTCACTTGGTGGCGTAACCAAGCTTCAAGTGGACCAATTGTTCACCGAGAGGTTTGTCTCAGTAACCGCACCCGAAGGACGGTGCGGCACAGTGGTGCCCACGCAGATCGCCACAGGAGCCGGCGCGCAGTTCCTCTTTCAGGACCTGACGGGGCGAGGTGCAGTGAAGCACCTGTACGATTTCGAGAACGGTAAGCGAGAGAAGCTGTTCCCGGCGGTGCATCCCGGCTACCAGTTCGCCCTGATCTCCCTCACAGGCCGAGGACTGACCGAACCTGCGGCGCAGTTTGCGTTCTCTCTAGGCCACACAGACGAACTCGCCAGCGGCCAGGCCGCGTTCGATCTGTCACCCGAGGAGATCAAGCTCATCAATCCGAATACCGGGACGCTTCCAGTCTTCCGGACGCGGCGGGACGCTGACCTTACGGCAAACATTCAGCGCCGGATTCCGGTACTGGTCAATGAAGTACGTGCGGACGGCAACCCATGGCACATCACCTTCAAGTACCTGTTCCGCAGCGCTAACGATGCTGACTTGCTACGCGACCGGGCCACGCTGGAGAACGAGGGCTGGGAGCTAACGGGAAACATCTTCGTGCGGGAAGGCGAGCAGATGCTGCCGTTGTACGAGGCAAAGATGGTCGACTTCTTTAATCCTCGCGCGGCTGATGTAGTCAAAAGCCTGACAGCCGTCAACCGGCAAAACCAGCCCAGCTATCTCACGGAATCGGAGCTACGCGATCCGAATCGCCTTCCGCTCCCACGCTACTGGGTCGCAGAATCTGGCCGCGTCCGGGCTGTACATAAGGGAAAGGAAGCGCACGTCCCAGGTCTTGCGCTCCGTCTGGCAGAGGTGAACTGGGAACGCGATTGGCTGATCGGCTGGTGTGACGTGACGGCTGCGACCAATGAGCGCACCGCCATCCCAACATTCTTGCCAAGAGTAGCTGCGCTCCACACCTTGCCGTTGATGTTCCCGGACAGGCCCGCCCATCAGGCCGCGGCGCTGGTCGCAGCCCAGAGCTCCCTGGTCTTCGACTTCCTGGCTCGCCAGAAGGTGGGCGGCATCCACATGGCTCTGATGACCTGGAAGCAACTCCCTGTCCCCCACCCCGACGACCTCGCCTCCCACACCCCGTTCCTCACCCCCCGCGTCCTCGAACTCGTCTACACTACCTGGGGCATGCAGCCCCTGGCGAAGGACCTCGGCGACACCAGCGCCCCCTTCACTTGGAACGAAGACCGCCGCGCCCAACTCCGAGCCGAACTGGACGCCTATTTCTTCCACCTCTACGGTGTCGGCCGCGAGGACACCGACTACATCCTGGAGTCCTTCCAGACGGCGAACGGCGGCCTCAAGAACAACGAGATCTCCAAGTATGGCGAATACCGCACCAAACGCCTGATCCTCGCCGAATACGACCGCATGGCGAAGGCCAGACTCAGTCTGGAGACCCCGCTGACCGACGGCACGAACTACACCTCCACCCTCACCCCGCCCCCAGGCCAGGGCCCCCGCCACGAGGCCCGGCCCGTGGACGGCTGA
- a CDS encoding DEAD/DEAH box helicase: MSQTYATGSLVKARGREWVVLPESKPDLLVLRPLGGSDDDIAAVFPAFETVDEARFAPPEPGDLGNQRAAGLLRTALRVGFRSGAGPFRSLAGIAVEPRAYQLVPLLMALRQKTVRMLISDDVGIGKTIEAGLVASELLAQGEATGLAVLCSPALAEQWQQELRSKFGIDAELVLSSTVSRLERRLDLGQSLFDKYPHVIVSTDFIKSPRHRDDFVRHCPDLVIVDEAHTCVAADDTSTSTQNQLRYELLRRVADDDTRHLLLVTATPHSGKESAFRNLLGLVKPELASVSLESESGRKLLAQHFVARKRADVRQYLTKEDGLSDDSLAERTAFPSDRYFKDETYKLSPEYRALLDDAIAYASERVEEAGGQGRREARIAWWSAIALLRSLVSSPRAAAKTLRTRSAAAIAASAEEADKLGAPLTSDAADSDSMEGMDIAPGAEINEDDPRSRLGELADRAQELEGPAKDLKLKALIKHLKGLLADGHNPIVFCRYIPTAEYLAEQLENDKDSGKRGPLGAKTVVKAVTGTISPQQRIERIEALAVEAGEDAAARRVLIATDCLSEGVNLQHHFDAVVHYDLAWNPTRHDQREGRVDRYGQRRDQVRVITIYGDDNGIDGKVLEVLIKKHRQIKKDLGISVSIPDELSTGVTDAIVEWLLMRGREGQQDTLFGSEALDTAAGKVETDWNSAAEREKQSRSRFAQRSIHPQEVAREVASIREALGGAGEITTFVRESLEALGAVLRGGDEDFTAQVGGTPIGLQDALAPAIGAEVIEKDRPIPFRSDPAVARGEAALVRTDPVVGALASHVLNAALDKDAPGARPARRCGVVTTDAVGTMTTLLLVRYRFHLTLPSRSGDKQLVAEDARLVAFEGSPKKAVWLAPERAAELLDATASMSTPPHFGTRTMTRTLDQLLPGVKDHLAAYGEELAADLDASHRRVRAASGEIVRGLSVTAQKPADILGVYVYLPTTAATAATAPGVSA, encoded by the coding sequence ATGTCCCAGACTTACGCCACCGGTTCCCTGGTGAAGGCCCGAGGCCGCGAATGGGTGGTGCTCCCGGAGAGCAAGCCCGATCTGCTCGTGCTGCGCCCACTGGGCGGCTCGGACGACGACATCGCCGCCGTGTTCCCGGCGTTCGAGACGGTGGACGAGGCCAGGTTCGCGCCGCCGGAGCCCGGCGACCTCGGCAACCAGCGTGCCGCCGGCCTGCTCCGCACGGCGCTGCGGGTCGGCTTCCGCTCGGGCGCGGGCCCGTTCCGCTCGCTGGCCGGGATCGCGGTGGAGCCGCGCGCCTACCAGCTCGTGCCTCTCCTCATGGCCCTCCGCCAGAAGACGGTCCGCATGCTGATCTCCGACGATGTCGGCATCGGCAAGACGATCGAGGCGGGCCTGGTCGCCAGCGAACTCCTCGCGCAGGGCGAAGCGACGGGCCTGGCGGTGCTCTGCTCACCCGCGCTCGCCGAACAGTGGCAGCAGGAGCTGCGGAGCAAGTTCGGCATCGACGCCGAACTGGTCCTGTCGTCGACCGTCTCGCGTCTCGAACGCCGCCTGGACCTCGGCCAGTCCCTCTTCGACAAGTATCCGCACGTGATCGTGTCGACGGACTTCATCAAGTCCCCGCGCCACCGCGACGACTTCGTACGCCACTGCCCCGACCTGGTGATCGTGGACGAAGCCCACACGTGTGTGGCCGCCGACGACACGTCGACGAGTACACAGAACCAGCTCCGTTACGAGTTGCTGCGCCGCGTCGCTGACGACGACACCCGTCATTTGCTCCTCGTGACGGCGACCCCGCACAGCGGCAAGGAATCCGCCTTCCGCAATCTGCTGGGGCTGGTCAAGCCCGAACTGGCTTCGGTGAGCCTGGAGTCGGAGTCCGGCAGGAAACTGCTGGCCCAGCACTTCGTGGCGCGCAAGCGGGCGGACGTACGCCAGTACCTCACCAAGGAGGACGGCCTCAGCGACGACTCGCTGGCCGAGCGCACCGCGTTCCCCTCGGACCGCTACTTCAAGGACGAGACGTACAAGCTGTCCCCTGAGTACCGGGCCCTGCTCGACGACGCGATCGCGTACGCGAGTGAGCGGGTCGAGGAGGCGGGCGGTCAGGGCCGGCGGGAGGCGCGGATCGCGTGGTGGTCGGCGATCGCGCTCCTGCGGTCGCTGGTGTCGTCGCCGCGGGCCGCCGCGAAGACCCTGCGGACGCGATCGGCGGCGGCGATCGCAGCATCGGCGGAGGAAGCCGACAAGCTGGGCGCTCCGCTCACCAGCGACGCGGCCGACAGTGACTCCATGGAGGGCATGGACATCGCACCAGGCGCGGAGATCAACGAGGACGACCCTCGCTCCCGTCTGGGTGAACTCGCCGACCGCGCCCAGGAGTTGGAGGGCCCCGCCAAGGACCTCAAGCTCAAGGCGCTCATCAAGCACCTCAAGGGACTGCTGGCGGACGGCCACAACCCGATCGTGTTCTGCCGTTACATCCCGACCGCCGAGTACCTCGCCGAGCAGCTGGAGAACGACAAGGACAGCGGCAAGCGCGGCCCGCTCGGTGCCAAGACCGTCGTCAAGGCGGTCACCGGCACGATCTCCCCGCAGCAGCGCATCGAGCGGATCGAGGCACTCGCCGTCGAGGCGGGTGAGGACGCCGCCGCGCGCCGCGTCCTCATCGCCACGGACTGCCTCTCCGAGGGAGTCAATCTCCAGCATCACTTCGACGCCGTCGTCCACTACGACCTGGCCTGGAACCCGACCCGCCACGACCAGCGCGAGGGCCGCGTCGACCGGTACGGGCAGCGCCGCGACCAGGTCCGCGTCATCACGATCTACGGCGACGACAACGGCATCGACGGCAAGGTCCTCGAAGTCCTGATCAAAAAGCACCGCCAGATCAAGAAGGACCTGGGCATCTCCGTCTCCATCCCTGACGAGCTGTCAACGGGCGTCACGGACGCGATCGTCGAATGGCTGCTGATGCGCGGTCGTGAGGGCCAGCAAGACACCCTGTTCGGCTCCGAGGCCCTCGACACGGCGGCGGGCAAGGTGGAGACCGACTGGAACTCGGCGGCCGAGCGCGAGAAGCAGTCTCGTTCACGGTTCGCACAGCGGTCCATCCACCCGCAGGAGGTGGCCCGCGAGGTCGCCTCGATCCGGGAGGCGCTGGGCGGCGCGGGCGAGATCACGACGTTCGTACGGGAGTCACTGGAGGCCCTGGGCGCGGTGCTGCGCGGAGGCGACGAGGACTTCACCGCACAGGTCGGCGGCACGCCCATCGGCTTGCAGGACGCCCTCGCGCCGGCCATAGGCGCGGAGGTGATCGAGAAGGACCGCCCGATCCCGTTCCGCTCGGATCCAGCGGTGGCCCGCGGCGAGGCGGCGCTGGTCCGCACGGACCCGGTCGTCGGCGCGCTCGCGTCCCACGTCCTGAACGCCGCGCTGGACAAAGACGCGCCCGGGGCCCGCCCGGCCCGCCGCTGCGGGGTCGTCACGACGGACGCGGTCGGCACGATGACGACCCTGCTCCTGGTCCGCTACCGCTTCCACCTCACGCTGCCTTCCCGCAGCGGCGACAAGCAACTCGTGGCGGAGGACGCCCGGTTGGTGGCCTTCGAGGGCTCCCCGAAGAAGGCCGTCTGGCTGGCACCAGAGCGGGCCGCCGAGCTGCTCGACGCAACGGCGTCCATGAGCACGCCGCCGCACTTCGGCACGCGCACGATGACACGTACCCTCGACCAGCTACTCCCTGGTGTGAAAGACCACTTGGCGGCGTACGGCGAGGAACTGGCCGCCGATCTCGACGCCTCGCACCGGCGGGTGCGGGCCGCGTCCGGTGAGATCGTCCGCGGTCTGTCCGTCACGGCCCAGAAGCCCGCCGACATCCTCGGCGTGTACGTCTACCTGCCCACCACCGCTGCCACCGCCGCGACTGCTCCGGGAGTGTCCGCCTGA